A section of the Parasteatoda tepidariorum isolate YZ-2023 chromosome 6, CAS_Ptep_4.0, whole genome shotgun sequence genome encodes:
- the LOC107448313 gene encoding soluble calcium-activated nucleotidase 1 produces MHPSIKDWRQAVRMPTAYRVGNSTLRIQTQFVVGVAIIGVSFLILLYAILPYTRHRQMVSDIHHHDEHGHLHVTEVKPKCWSYNSTYPLTNPSTTPKGIRYRIAIISDLDTDSKDKQKNYTWTSYLKRGFLTIDTSRKYVSVEWDPEPVILKSTLSENGRGMELSELVVFNGKVLAFDDRTGIIYELKENKAIPWILLTDGNGKIPKGFKCEWATVKNQHLYVGGLGKEWTSSKGKLLNFNPQWVKVISPLGEVEHKDWRNNYLSLRRSANIEFPGYMIHEAAAWSEIHKHWFFLPRRSSPTIYNDKEDEKKGTNLLLKANEDFTQISLSTIGPLIPTHGFSSFKFIPGTSDSVIIALKTEENEGQIATFITAFTLDGEIWMPETEISKYKFEGIEFI; encoded by the exons ATGCACCCTTCAATAAAAGACTGGCGCCAAGCCGTTCGAATGCCAACAGCATACAGAGTGGGAAATTCCACTCTGCGAATACAAACTCAATTTGTAGTTGGGGTAGCTATAATTGGTGTTTCTTTCTTAATACTCTTGTATGCCATTTTACCTTATACCAGGCATCGACAAATGGTCAGTGATATTCATCATCATGATGAACATGGCCACCTGCATGTAACTGAAGTCAAGCCAAAATGTTGGTCATATAATTCAACTTACCCATTGACTAACCCTTCAACAACACCTAAAGGAATTCGTTACAGAATAgcaataatttcagatttagaCACTGATTCTAaagataagcaaaaaaattacacttggacaagttatttaaaaagaggATTTTTAACTATAGACACATCAAGAAAGTATGTCAGTGTTGAATGGGATCCAGAGCCTGTTATTTTGAAGTCTACTCTGTCAGAAAATGGTCGGGGTATGGAGCTTTCAGAATTGGTTGTTTTTAACGGCAAAGTACTCGCTTTTGATGATCGTACTGGTATCATTTATGAGCTAAAAGAAAACAAGGCTATTCCATGGATACTACTTACGGATGGGAATGGGAAGATTCCGAAAg GCTTCAAATGTGAATGGGCCACTGTGAAAAATCAACATCTCTATGTGGGAGGACTGGGAAAAGAATGGACTTCATCTAAAGGAAAGCTACTTAATTTCAATCCCCAATGGGTAAAAGTTATTTCACCACTTGGTGAAGTTGAACATAAAGATTGGAGAAATAACTACCTAAGTCTTCGAAGATCAGCAAACATAGAATTTCCTG GTTATATGATTCATGAAGCCGCAGCATGGAGTGAAATTCATAAACATTGGTTTTTCCTGCCAAGAAGATCCAGCCCTACCATCTACAATGACAAAGAAGATGAAAAGAAAGGTACCAACTTACTCTTGAAAGCCAATGAGGACTTTACTCAAATCTCCCTAAGCACAATTGGACCTCTCATACCAACACATGGATTTTCTTCTTTCAAGTTTATACCTGGTACTTCTGATTCTgttataattgctttaaaaacagaagaaaatgaAGGACAGATTGCCACTTTCATTACAGCTTTTACGTTGGATGGAGAAATATGGATGCCTGAGACTGAgattagtaaatataaatttgaaggcatagaatttatttag